One segment of Thermincola ferriacetica DNA contains the following:
- a CDS encoding YheC/YheD family protein — MIPENFAIRVDASLAPETCSVPGHLLLALQVKPDQPVTIFAGNRQARANLKESNFLPQTISISPATAAQLYIPPELKLDLMVLPGRGTLRLGPFIAIYGYKNLAGRRIFSEQTSYFGKLCQVSRKIHALTYVVAPEDLNINAGFTYGHVLEKSATGLRWTKKALPLPDVFYDRGLFPKGPHKMTSIKVRRYLRAAWGDKFFNPKFFDKWRTHLWLSEHAVLRRYLPTTVHIQAAEAAKNFIARHSSVYLKPSGGSSGRGILRVRRDRNSYTCEYLKKKVIYRSVYGNLDQMWQDLLDKQMLNKKFIVQQDLNLAKYQARPFDVRVLMQKGLDGKWRLTGMAARLGGSNAITTNLHAGGTAQPLEQILSALFGAKKAYQMQSEIEHLCFLTCSWVEQVSGLQFGEIAVDVGIDNTGKIWLIELNAVPGRTVFTKIGPAHLTKQAVSRPIEYALYLAGFGKMQNNEQELI; from the coding sequence ATGATACCGGAAAACTTCGCGATCAGGGTGGATGCAAGCCTGGCGCCTGAAACCTGTTCTGTCCCCGGTCATCTTCTGCTTGCATTACAGGTTAAGCCGGACCAACCGGTAACCATATTTGCCGGTAACAGACAGGCCAGGGCCAACCTAAAAGAATCAAATTTTCTTCCCCAGACCATATCAATTTCTCCGGCTACCGCCGCACAACTTTATATACCACCGGAACTAAAGCTGGACCTGATGGTCCTGCCGGGCAGGGGTACCCTGCGGCTGGGACCCTTTATCGCTATCTATGGTTACAAAAACCTGGCCGGCCGAAGAATTTTCAGCGAACAGACTTCCTATTTCGGAAAGTTATGTCAGGTTTCCAGGAAAATACACGCCTTAACTTATGTTGTTGCTCCCGAAGACCTCAATATCAACGCCGGTTTTACGTACGGACATGTACTGGAAAAATCCGCCACCGGACTGCGGTGGACAAAAAAGGCCCTTCCCCTGCCCGATGTATTTTACGACAGGGGCCTCTTCCCAAAAGGACCACATAAAATGACTAGCATAAAGGTCCGGCGGTATCTGCGGGCTGCCTGGGGCGACAAGTTTTTTAACCCTAAATTTTTCGATAAGTGGCGGACTCATCTCTGGTTAAGCGAACATGCCGTTTTACGGAGATATCTGCCTACCACGGTACATATTCAGGCAGCCGAAGCGGCCAAAAACTTTATTGCGCGTCACAGTTCTGTTTATCTTAAACCTTCCGGCGGCAGTTCAGGCAGAGGTATATTGCGGGTCAGGCGTGACAGAAATTCATACACCTGTGAGTACCTGAAAAAGAAAGTGATTTACCGCTCAGTTTACGGCAACCTGGACCAAATGTGGCAGGATCTCCTGGATAAACAGATGCTCAATAAAAAGTTTATTGTTCAGCAGGACCTCAACCTGGCCAAATACCAGGCAAGACCTTTCGACGTAAGGGTCCTGATGCAAAAAGGCCTGGACGGAAAGTGGAGATTAACAGGGATGGCGGCCCGGTTAGGAGGTTCTAATGCGATTACTACCAATTTACATGCCGGCGGAACGGCTCAGCCTTTAGAACAAATACTGTCTGCCCTCTTTGGGGCGAAAAAAGCATATCAAATGCAAAGCGAAATTGAACATCTCTGTTTTCTTACCTGTAGTTGGGTTGAGCAGGTAAGCGGTCTTCAATTCGGTGAAATTGCGGTAGACGTCGGCATAGATAACACAGGTAAAATCTGGTTAATTGAACTTAATGCGGTTCCCGGCCGTACAGTGTTTACCAAAATTGGGCCAGCCCATTTAACCAAACAGGCTGTCTCCAGACCAATCGAGTACGCCCTGTACCTGGCAGGTTTCGGAAAAATGCAAAACAATGAACAGGAGCTGATTTAA
- a CDS encoding YheC/YheD family protein, protein MLFLEIKTISTETADKAYLTEEGFKALDCTESELFTIKAGCNEVKVNLYRLNQSTNSIVGPRVQLYLPKITYKYLNLPESLALSALVDRPKKTIKIGPFLGYLITRNKRLRIPPFTTQRPMLQLFSKIAREYGVISFAFAPQDIDWPNRKINGYIATPLPDGNVLWRKDTFPFPDVVYNRVLNRSSERKDLINETVKNLQKVPGLHHFNPRFLNKWETHIILSRNPGMVEYLPQTALLRNFSDITEFLNKYGKVYIKPINGSLGANIIKLEKVPTGFQFQYRRKRKNQSGIWPDRLALQTELTKLLGRRLYVVQQGLDLLTYQGRVFDVRVLLQKNGSGRWTTAATVARVASENSIFPNIAAGGTAIPIEKVWESFTFGDWKTSEIRQKLLDLGSNVHKTLEEELGNFAELGLDVGISKTGHVWLIEVNSKPSRKVFPKNQPHLKVQSIINIIDYARYLSGFSNPQNNTGDYYESNLYTD, encoded by the coding sequence ATGTTGTTTTTGGAGATTAAAACCATCTCCACAGAAACTGCAGATAAAGCCTATCTCACTGAAGAAGGGTTCAAAGCCCTTGACTGCACGGAGAGCGAACTTTTTACCATAAAGGCCGGCTGCAACGAAGTTAAAGTAAATCTGTACAGGTTGAACCAATCAACCAACTCAATAGTTGGCCCCAGGGTTCAGCTTTATTTACCAAAAATTACCTACAAATACCTTAATCTGCCGGAATCTCTTGCTTTATCGGCTCTGGTTGACAGGCCGAAAAAAACAATAAAAATCGGCCCTTTCCTGGGTTACCTGATTACCAGAAATAAAAGGCTCAGAATCCCTCCCTTCACGACACAAAGACCCATGTTGCAACTGTTTTCGAAAATTGCCCGGGAATACGGAGTCATATCTTTTGCCTTTGCACCTCAGGACATTGATTGGCCCAATCGGAAAATAAACGGGTACATTGCCACACCATTGCCTGACGGAAATGTATTGTGGCGAAAAGACACCTTTCCATTTCCAGATGTAGTTTACAACCGGGTTCTGAACCGCAGCTCCGAACGCAAAGATTTGATTAATGAGACGGTTAAAAACCTGCAAAAAGTCCCCGGTCTACACCACTTTAACCCAAGGTTCCTGAATAAATGGGAAACACACATCATTTTAAGCCGCAACCCCGGTATGGTCGAATATTTACCGCAAACAGCGCTGCTCAGGAATTTTAGCGACATAACCGAATTCCTGAACAAATACGGCAAAGTATATATCAAACCTATCAACGGCAGCCTGGGCGCCAACATAATTAAACTGGAAAAAGTACCTACCGGTTTTCAATTTCAATACCGCAGAAAACGAAAAAATCAAAGCGGTATCTGGCCCGACAGACTGGCCCTGCAAACTGAACTCACAAAACTTCTTGGCCGCAGGTTATACGTGGTGCAGCAGGGCCTGGACCTGCTAACCTACCAGGGAAGAGTATTTGACGTTAGGGTATTGCTTCAGAAAAACGGGTCCGGCCGGTGGACAACAGCAGCTACAGTGGCCAGAGTTGCTTCAGAAAACAGCATTTTCCCGAATATTGCTGCCGGAGGGACAGCTATACCAATCGAAAAAGTATGGGAGTCCTTTACTTTCGGGGACTGGAAAACCAGTGAAATCCGGCAAAAACTGTTGGACTTGGGCAGCAACGTACACAAAACCCTGGAGGAAGAACTGGGAAACTTTGCCGAGTTAGGCCTTGATGTCGGTATTAGCAAAACAGGTCATGTTTGGCTAATCGAGGTAAATTCTAAACCGTCCCGTAAAGTCTTTCCCAAAAATCAGCCGCACCTTAAAGTACAATCCATAATAAACATCATTGATTACGCCAGATACTTGTCCGGTTTTTCAAATCCACAAAACAACACAGGTGACTACTATGAATCCAATCTTTATACAGATTGA
- the cotE gene encoding outer spore coat protein CotE: MTNEPLMREIITKAVCGKGQIQQQNVVNIRVPEPGEVQILGHYVTNARLKSAVPLESVSARKMVKVEGQYDLHVWYAAGQDTNSVKKTIDYIETIPITTFAEEDFNDAQARGEITSRPKCKKAYLTEDGQSKIIRLEIEQGLAVEVIGTTKLFVKTIDFLPQDPYLAGGIELVAPQINTFIQELYPDDICDLEDINEDDYIK; the protein is encoded by the coding sequence ATGACCAACGAACCCCTGATGCGGGAAATCATAACCAAAGCTGTCTGCGGTAAAGGGCAGATTCAGCAACAAAATGTGGTTAACATAAGAGTTCCAGAACCAGGTGAGGTTCAAATTCTCGGCCATTACGTAACCAATGCCAGGCTGAAAAGCGCTGTCCCGCTGGAATCTGTCAGCGCCAGGAAAATGGTTAAAGTAGAAGGACAATACGACCTTCACGTATGGTATGCAGCAGGCCAGGACACCAATTCTGTCAAGAAGACTATTGATTATATAGAAACTATTCCGATTACCACTTTTGCTGAGGAAGACTTTAACGATGCCCAGGCCAGGGGAGAGATAACTTCCCGGCCAAAGTGCAAAAAAGCCTACCTGACGGAAGACGGCCAATCAAAAATTATTCGACTGGAAATTGAACAGGGTTTAGCAGTAGAGGTAATCGGTACTACCAAGTTATTTGTCAAAACCATCGATTTTCTGCCCCAGGATCCTTATCTGGCTGGCGGTATAGAACTGGTTGCACCGCAAATAAATACATTTATTCAGGAATTATATCCTGATGATATCTGTGACCTCGAAGACATAAATGAAGATGATTACATAAAATAA
- the cotE gene encoding outer spore coat protein CotE, which yields MAEINGKLEKGENMEQNYYREIITKAVCGSGKQNFRYVEYLPVPAGRVPSSVLGSSITRYRLTEPLKTEISPSGKKTVRVSGTFDINVWYSYNNDQATDVAKETVKFTEIIPIDDISEGIIGPMDARAILTKAPQCIRTLVSGQNQIKVEIEMGLYAEIIGETKVYVQVYPIPGNSAARIY from the coding sequence ATGGCCGAAATTAACGGCAAGCTCGAAAAAGGTGAAAACATGGAACAAAATTACTACCGGGAGATTATAACCAAGGCTGTATGTGGTTCAGGAAAGCAAAATTTCAGGTATGTTGAATACCTTCCCGTCCCCGCCGGCAGAGTTCCTTCCAGTGTTCTGGGATCTTCAATAACCAGGTACAGGCTGACTGAACCCTTAAAGACAGAAATTTCTCCCTCAGGTAAGAAAACCGTCCGGGTAAGCGGCACCTTTGACATTAACGTTTGGTATTCCTACAACAACGACCAGGCTACCGATGTAGCCAAAGAAACTGTTAAATTTACCGAAATAATCCCTATAGACGATATCAGCGAAGGGATAATCGGGCCCATGGACGCCAGGGCAATTCTTACTAAAGCCCCGCAGTGTATAAGGACCCTGGTTTCCGGTCAGAACCAGATAAAAGTGGAAATTGAAATGGGACTTTACGCAGAAATAATCGGTGAAACCAAAGTTTATGTTCAGGTATACCCCATCCCCGGAAATAGCGCTGCCAGGATTTATTAA
- a CDS encoding ABC transporter permease: MNTNKFLLYLELIRLEFIRMLAYRSTYLTGIFNYAIQIGAYYFLWEAIYINRKSLAGLQKEQMLTYVIIAWVVRSFYFNNLDQKITKEILDGSVAIELIRPYRYDTVKLARSLGEALFRLFFFSLPSGLFIYLLRPFSLPQSSTTWGIFAAAMFGSYLINAQIALLFGYSAFFTHSTSGVLRAKRVVTDLLSGLILPISFYPDWAQKALAYLPFQTISYLPNLIFLERLQGLAALKILVLQAFWVVALYILNRIVWRIAIGHVVVHGG, translated from the coding sequence GTGAACACCAACAAATTCCTGCTCTACCTGGAATTAATCAGGCTTGAGTTTATCCGTATGCTGGCTTACCGGTCCACTTACCTGACCGGGATTTTCAATTACGCTATCCAGATAGGGGCTTATTACTTTTTATGGGAAGCCATCTACATCAACCGGAAGAGCCTGGCCGGGCTACAGAAGGAACAAATGTTAACCTATGTAATTATCGCCTGGGTAGTCCGGTCTTTTTACTTTAACAACCTGGACCAGAAGATTACGAAAGAAATCCTCGACGGAAGCGTGGCAATAGAACTGATCAGGCCTTACCGTTATGATACGGTGAAACTGGCCCGTAGTTTGGGAGAAGCTCTTTTCCGGCTCTTCTTTTTTTCCCTGCCCAGCGGTCTTTTTATTTACCTGCTGCGGCCTTTTTCATTGCCGCAGTCCTCGACAACCTGGGGCATTTTTGCTGCCGCTATGTTCGGGAGTTATCTTATAAACGCGCAAATAGCGCTCCTATTTGGATATTCCGCTTTTTTTACCCACTCGACCAGTGGCGTGTTGCGGGCCAAAAGAGTGGTAACAGATCTTTTATCAGGCCTGATTTTGCCTATCAGCTTTTATCCGGACTGGGCCCAGAAGGCTTTGGCTTACTTACCCTTTCAGACTATCAGCTACCTGCCCAATCTGATATTTTTAGAAAGGCTGCAGGGCTTGGCGGCTTTAAAAATATTGGTTCTGCAGGCTTTTTGGGTTGTGGCCCTCTATATATTAAACCGTATAGTATGGAGAATTGCCATTGGTCATGTAGTGGTGCACGGAGGGTAG
- a CDS encoding ABC transporter ATP-binding protein codes for MPIIETEKLTKEFKVFNRREGLLGAVYDLFSRRYHTVKAVHELDFTVEEGEMVGYIGANGAGKSTTIKMLTGILTPTSGKVMVNGYSPFKEREKCTRGIGVVFGQRSQLWWDIAVIESFKLLRRIYEVPEKAFRRRLADFTEILDLGPLLNLPVRKLSLGQRMRCELAAALLHNPPLLFLDEPTIGLDVLAKEKIRDFLKRINKEENTTILLTTHDLGDIEALCPRVAIIDHGRMIYDGTLESLLKRWGQKELEDIVKLIYQGYRPEGGDPGEHQQIPALPGINQA; via the coding sequence ATGCCGATAATTGAGACAGAAAAACTGACCAAGGAATTTAAAGTGTTTAACAGAAGAGAAGGGCTGCTGGGGGCTGTTTATGATCTCTTTTCCAGGCGCTATCACACCGTTAAGGCAGTGCATGAGTTAGATTTTACCGTGGAAGAGGGGGAGATGGTAGGATATATTGGCGCCAATGGCGCCGGTAAGTCTACGACTATTAAAATGCTGACGGGTATTCTAACGCCTACCTCCGGCAAAGTTATGGTTAACGGCTATTCGCCATTTAAAGAACGCGAAAAATGCACCCGGGGTATAGGGGTGGTCTTTGGCCAGCGCAGTCAGTTATGGTGGGATATTGCTGTCATAGAATCTTTTAAATTGCTGCGGAGGATTTACGAAGTACCTGAAAAGGCATTTCGCAGGCGTCTGGCAGATTTTACCGAAATTCTCGACCTAGGGCCCCTTTTAAACCTGCCGGTCCGTAAGTTAAGCCTGGGGCAGCGGATGAGATGCGAACTGGCGGCTGCACTACTGCACAATCCGCCGCTCCTGTTTTTGGATGAACCGACAATTGGGCTGGACGTGCTAGCCAAAGAAAAGATAAGGGATTTTCTAAAGAGAATAAATAAGGAAGAGAATACCACCATCCTTTTGACCACCCATGATCTGGGGGATATCGAAGCTCTGTGCCCGCGGGTCGCCATCATTGACCACGGCCGGATGATTTATGACGGAACCCTGGAGTCGCTTTTGAAAAGGTGGGGGCAGAAGGAACTGGAGGACATAGTAAAATTAATCTACCAGGGTTACCGGCCGGAAGGGGGGGACCCTGGTGAACACCAACAAATTCCTGCTCTACCTGGAATTAATCAGGCTTGA
- a CDS encoding ABC transporter permease → MFRRFLWYCQIFLGYSAQYLKTKMAYRTDFLFYILSDFLLQSMNLVFILVVFRHVDQIRGWSREEMLFIYGFFMVPFGFYSGFFNHLFDVPEKYVMEGQLDRILVRPLNSLFQVIMETMNLELIAGIIPGLVIMGYAAASLKLQWYWWDIPLFLVMVLGATLIYAGIYVTLASLGFWFEGRMGLMPMVYNLSNYGRYPVNVYKGILRFILTWVLPFAFVGFYPSTILMRRREYYAYALLTPLVGLIFFTTAYFIWSRGIKRYLSTGS, encoded by the coding sequence GTGTTTAGGAGATTCCTGTGGTACTGTCAGATATTTTTGGGTTATTCCGCCCAATATTTAAAAACAAAAATGGCTTACAGAACTGATTTTCTCTTTTATATTTTATCAGATTTCTTGCTGCAGTCCATGAACCTGGTTTTTATCCTGGTAGTTTTCCGGCACGTGGACCAGATCAGGGGATGGTCCAGGGAAGAAATGCTCTTTATCTACGGGTTTTTTATGGTACCCTTTGGCTTTTACAGCGGGTTTTTTAACCATCTGTTTGATGTCCCTGAGAAGTATGTAATGGAAGGACAGTTGGACAGGATTCTGGTCAGGCCTTTAAATTCATTATTTCAAGTAATCATGGAGACCATGAATTTGGAATTAATTGCCGGTATTATACCGGGTCTGGTCATCATGGGTTACGCGGCGGCTTCCCTGAAATTACAGTGGTATTGGTGGGATATCCCGCTGTTTTTGGTTATGGTTTTGGGGGCCACCTTAATTTACGCTGGCATTTATGTCACCCTGGCCAGCCTGGGTTTTTGGTTTGAAGGGCGGATGGGACTGATGCCGATGGTTTACAACCTGTCGAACTATGGGCGGTATCCTGTTAATGTCTATAAAGGAATACTGCGGTTTATACTTACCTGGGTACTGCCCTTTGCTTTTGTAGGATTCTACCCTTCCACCATTTTGATGCGCCGCAGGGAATATTATGCCTATGCCTTGCTAACGCCTTTGGTTGGCCTAATATTTTTCACCACGGCATATTTTATATGGTCGCGAGGTATAAAACGTTATTTGAGTACAGGTAGCTGA
- a CDS encoding YheC/YheD family protein has protein sequence MNPIFIQIEWSEPAAGCDYALYFPARLFKKLGLEANAAYILQTGSFHTQILVKINEHTHPLHNKISCSKTLASRINIPAGSVLTLRLLGRIIRIGPLIGLLTVKFDNPENPFGRQAKFLRALCDRASRAGALVYVFTPEDILPDNIFVSGYIPELPQTDADEECIVQGDSENSYDASENREPPMRWMQLTLPWPDIVYNRIPSRYWEKQEACQNALAYIQNIMQIPVFNPGFLDKCEVQEKLVVHAIAHRYLPEGTVFAGPETLALFADRHRQIYLKPSSGSLGRRIIKISKEGEQFKYKYRTKDGVIIEGEQRGAAELVKILRPVMENRVYLMQQAIPLALYEGREFDIRLLMQKDRFGRWRRTKAYVRIVQPGGLTANLNGGAMAKSIVEVIRQVFNEDFLQPAGIGENVRRAAEEVALAVEECFPGLWAELGLDFGIDVHGKLWLIEVNSKPFRALTTSVGLTQRIERSFLRPLEFARFFTGFYPHSI, from the coding sequence ATGAATCCAATCTTTATACAGATTGAATGGTCGGAACCGGCCGCGGGCTGTGACTATGCTCTTTATTTTCCGGCCAGACTTTTTAAAAAACTGGGTCTGGAAGCAAACGCTGCCTATATACTGCAAACCGGCTCCTTCCATACCCAGATCCTGGTAAAAATTAACGAACATACTCATCCCCTGCACAATAAAATCAGTTGTTCAAAAACCCTTGCCAGCCGTATTAACATTCCGGCCGGCTCTGTACTGACCCTGCGTTTGCTCGGCAGGATAATAAGAATTGGACCGCTGATCGGTCTGTTAACAGTAAAATTCGACAATCCTGAGAACCCCTTCGGAAGACAGGCCAAATTCTTGCGGGCCCTGTGCGACAGAGCATCCAGGGCAGGCGCTCTGGTTTACGTTTTTACACCGGAAGATATCTTGCCGGACAATATATTTGTCAGTGGTTATATTCCCGAATTACCACAAACGGACGCCGACGAAGAATGTATCGTGCAGGGAGATTCAGAGAACAGTTATGATGCTTCCGAAAACCGGGAACCTCCAATGCGCTGGATGCAGTTGACCCTGCCCTGGCCTGATATTGTTTATAACCGGATTCCTTCACGTTACTGGGAAAAACAGGAGGCTTGTCAAAATGCTCTAGCTTATATCCAGAATATCATGCAAATTCCCGTTTTTAACCCCGGATTTCTGGACAAATGCGAGGTGCAAGAAAAACTAGTAGTCCATGCCATTGCCCACCGTTACTTACCTGAGGGAACAGTTTTTGCCGGGCCGGAAACCCTGGCCCTGTTCGCTGACAGGCACCGGCAAATTTATTTGAAACCATCTTCCGGAAGCCTGGGTAGGCGAATTATCAAGATTTCCAAGGAAGGAGAACAGTTTAAGTACAAATACCGAACAAAAGACGGCGTTATTATCGAAGGTGAACAGAGGGGAGCGGCAGAACTGGTCAAAATTCTCCGTCCCGTTATGGAAAACCGTGTATACCTGATGCAGCAGGCTATTCCTTTAGCTTTATATGAAGGCCGGGAATTTGATATACGGCTGCTCATGCAGAAAGACCGTTTCGGTCGCTGGCGCAGAACGAAAGCCTATGTGCGCATTGTACAGCCTGGCGGACTCACTGCCAACCTAAACGGTGGAGCGATGGCAAAATCTATAGTTGAAGTAATCAGGCAGGTATTTAATGAAGATTTCCTCCAACCGGCTGGTATTGGTGAAAATGTTCGCCGGGCAGCGGAAGAGGTTGCTTTGGCTGTTGAAGAATGTTTTCCGGGCTTATGGGCTGAACTGGGCCTTGACTTCGGCATCGACGTGCATGGAAAACTCTGGTTGATTGAAGTTAACTCCAAGCCTTTCAGGGCTCTGACCACCTCCGTAGGATTGACCCAGAGAATAGAACGTTCTTTCCTGCGTCCCCTTGAATTTGCCAGGTTCTTTACCGGCTTTTACCCACATAGTATATAA
- a CDS encoding YheC/YheD family protein, with the protein MLKKGPSLAILSSLRPTSDLPFGGQTEPFLEIINIARKRGWNAFVITPEDIEWDNRSLLGYVPKESGLAWKQVPFPMPTVIYNRLPNRSIEQKDEYREILSKIKQAYGKRFFNPFFLNKWSIYRILASYRFTKNLLPETHKWSIENFRAMLQKYPALYIKPVDNSLGIGIFRITHEKEQNQIILWDANKNQTAFTHDNLIRAWSDLPFHNSPYLIQKGISLAQVDGRPFDFRVLYQKDKNGQWKKTGFAARIAGEGSITTHVMYGGCRAPGYHLLKQVFGKKHAQLLLNKLSRIGRIVPALIERALKEQFGEMEFDIGIDKKGKIWVFEVNSKPFKFDEPLIRAKSLVRLMHYVNYLVKT; encoded by the coding sequence TTGCTCAAAAAAGGCCCCAGTCTTGCGATTTTAAGCAGTTTAAGACCAACATCAGACCTCCCTTTTGGTGGGCAAACAGAACCTTTTTTGGAAATCATAAATATAGCTCGGAAAAGAGGCTGGAATGCTTTTGTTATTACACCTGAAGACATAGAATGGGATAATCGTTCGCTATTGGGATACGTTCCTAAAGAGTCAGGCCTGGCCTGGAAACAAGTCCCTTTTCCTATGCCGACGGTAATTTATAACCGGCTGCCTAACCGTTCCATTGAACAAAAAGATGAGTACCGCGAAATACTGAGCAAAATAAAGCAGGCTTATGGAAAACGTTTTTTTAATCCCTTTTTCCTGAATAAATGGTCAATTTACCGGATACTGGCTTCGTACCGTTTCACCAAAAACCTGCTGCCTGAAACCCATAAGTGGTCTATAGAAAACTTCCGGGCAATGCTGCAAAAATATCCTGCCCTTTATATCAAGCCTGTTGACAACAGTCTGGGAATAGGTATTTTTCGGATAACTCATGAAAAGGAACAGAACCAGATAATACTGTGGGATGCCAATAAAAACCAAACCGCCTTTACCCATGATAATTTAATCAGGGCCTGGTCAGACCTACCCTTCCACAACAGCCCTTACCTCATTCAAAAGGGGATATCCTTGGCTCAGGTGGACGGCCGGCCCTTCGATTTCCGGGTTTTATACCAAAAAGACAAAAACGGCCAATGGAAAAAAACAGGCTTTGCCGCCCGTATAGCGGGCGAAGGAAGTATCACCACGCACGTTATGTACGGCGGTTGTCGTGCCCCCGGCTACCACCTGCTCAAGCAGGTTTTCGGCAAAAAACATGCCCAACTGCTGCTTAATAAGCTGTCCCGCATTGGCCGAATCGTGCCCGCTCTGATAGAAAGGGCTTTAAAAGAGCAGTTTGGCGAAATGGAATTTGATATCGGCATTGATAAAAAGGGGAAAATATGGGTTTTTGAAGTTAATTCCAAACCATTCAAATTTGATGAACCTTTAATCAGGGCTAAATCCCTGGTCCGTCTGATGCATTATGTCAACTATCTGGTAAAAACCTGA